The genome window CACCTGACCAAGAACGTGGAGGTGCCCCGGGAGGAACGGCGCCGCTTCTGCCTCAGCGACGACGAGGTGCTGGAGCTGGCCCGCCAGTCCCTCCTGATCGAGTCCCACTATGAGAAGCGGGCCGGCCGCGAGATGCCCATGGACATCGAATGGGCCAAGGACGGGGAGTCTGGCCGGCTCTTCATCGTTCAGGCCCGGCCCGAAACGGTGGAATCCCGCAAACGGCTCGACTTCCTGGAGACGTACATCCTGGAGCAGAAGGGAGAGGTGCTGGCCACCGGTACCAGCGTGGGCGGAAAGATCGCCGCCGGCCCGGCCCGGGTCATCACCGACATCCACAGGCTGGGCGACTTCAGCCCCGGCGAGGTCCTGGTGGCCGACACCACCACCCCCGACTGGGAGCCGGTCATGAAGACCGCCGCGGCCATCGTCACCAACAAGGGGGGGCGCACCTGCCACGCCGCCATCGTCAGCCGCGAGCTGGGCATCCCGTCGGTGGTCGGCACCGGCGACGGGACCGAACGGATCGCCAGCAACCGGGAGATAACGGTGAGCTGCGCCGAAGGAGAAGTGGGCAGAATCTACAGCGGCGAACTCCCCTTCCGGGTGGAGCGGGTTGACCTGGCCGGCATGCGGCGCCCCCGCACCAGGATCATGATGAACCTGGGCAACCCGGAGGAGGCCTTCTCCCTCTGCCGGATTCCCAACGACGGGGTGGGGCTCGCCCGGATGGAGTTCATCATCACCAACCATATCAAGATCCATCCCATGGCCCTGGTCCACCCCCTCCGGGTGGAGGACGAGGCATCGCGGCGCGAGATCGCGCGCCTCACCGCCGGCCATGCCGACCCGCCCGCCTACTTTGTGGAAAAGCTCGCCGAGGGGATCGGCACCATTGCCGCCGCCTTTCATCCCAAACCGGTCATTGTCCGCATGAGCGACTTCAAGACCAACGAGTATGCCTCGCTCCTGGGGGGCCGGGCCTTCGAGCCCGACGAGGAGAACCCGATGATCGGCTTCCGGGGGGCGTCGCGCTACTACGACGAGCGCTACCGGGAAGGGTTCGCCCTGGAATGCCGGGCCTGAAGCGGGTCCGGGACGAGATGGGGCTCGTTAACGTAATCCCCATGATCCCCTTCTGCCGGCGCATCGTGGAGGCGGAGAAGGTATTGGCCGAAATGGCGACGAACGGCCTCGTGCGGGGCGAAAACGGCCTGGAGGTCTACGTCATGTGCGAGATCCCCAACAACGTCATCATGATCGACGAGTTCTCGCGGCTCTTCGACGGCTTTTCCATAGGCTCCAACGACCTGACCCAGCTCACCCTCGGCGTGGACCGGGACTCGGCCTGGTGGCCCACGTCTTTGACGAGCGGGACCCGGGGGTCATGGAACTCATCGGCCGGGTGGTGGAGGGGGCGCGTCGCAACGGACGCCACAGCGGCATCTGCGGCCAAGCCCCCAGTGACTACCCCGAGTTCGCGGCCTTTCTCGTGGAGCAGGGAATCGACTCCATTTCGCTCAACCCCGATTCGATCCTCAAGATCACGATGCGGGTCCTGGAAATGGAGGAGGAACTGGCGCAGCAGGGGGACAAGAGGAGGTAGACATGTCGCTCAACGGTGCGAAGGTGGTAGTGATCGGCGGCAGTTCCGGCATGGGGCTCGCCGTGGCGAAGATGGCCGCGGACGAGGGGGCCCGGGTGGTGATCGCCGGCCGGTCGGAGGAGAAGCTCCGGCAAGCCGCGGACGAGATTCGCCAGCCGGTTGAGGCCCGTTCCCTTGATGTGACGCAGGAACAGGCCGTACAGGCGTTCTTCGCCGAAACCGGCGAACTGGACCACCTGGTCGTAACCGCGGCCACCGGCGTGGCGGGCTCGTTTCTGGAGCTGGAAACCCCATCGTTCCGCCAGATCTTCGACAGCAAGTTCTGGGGTCAGTACTTTGCGGCCCGCTACGGGGCCCAGCGAATCAGGGAGGGGGGCTCAATCACCTTCTTTTCCGGCGTGGCCGCGACCAAGCCCGTGGACGGCCTTTCGGCGTACGCCGCAGTGAACGGCGCCGTGGAGGCCCTCTGCCGGAGCCTGGCCGTGGAACTGGCGCCCCTGCGGGTGAACGCCGTCTCGCCGGGGATCGTGGATACTCCCGCCTATGCCGGCATGAGCCCCGCCGAACGGAAGAGGATGTTCGACGCCCTCGCCGCCCGGCTCCCGGCCCGGCGGATCGGCAGGCCCGAGGACGCGGCCGCCGCGGTGATCTCGCTTATGAAGAACGGGTATGTCACCGGATCGGTGGTACACGTGGACGGCGGGCAGCGGCTGGTCTAGGGACCAACCGGCCCTACCGGCCCATCAGGCGGGGACGGTGAAGAAAAAAACGGCGCCACTCCCCGTTTCCCCGCGAGCCCAGACCCGGCCGCCATGGCGATGGATGATTCGCTGGACCGTGGCCAGGCCGATGCCGGTGCCGGGGAATTCCGCCTTGCTGTGGAGGCGCTGGAACGGCACAAACAGTTTGTCCGCATAGGCGTTGTCGAAACCGACGCCGTTGTCGCGGAGATACAGGCGCCGCTCTCCTCCCGCCTCCTCCACGCCGAACTCGATCACTGACGGAACGACTCCGGCGGTGAATTTCCACGCGTTCTCCATGAGATTGGTCATGACCGCCCTCATGAGATGTGCGTCGGCATTGACCACCACCCCCGTGCGGATCACAAACTCCACGGGCCGCTCCGGCGCCGCCCGGCGCAGCTCACCGGCAATCTCCGTTGCCATGTCGCTCAGGTCTACCGGAAGGCGCAGCAGATCGGCACGGCCGATTCGCGACAGACCGAGCAGCGCCTCGATGAGCTCCTCCATTTTCGTTACATTGATGCGGATCCTGGCAAGGTATTCACGGCAGGCAGGGTCCACCTCTTCCCGGCAATCCTCTTCCAAGGCGACGGCAAAGCCGCGAATGACACGCAGCGGTGCCTGCAGGTCATGGGAAACCGAGTAGTTGAACGCTTCCAGCTCCCTGTTGGCGGACTCGATCCTGATGCTCCGTTCCACGAGTTGCTGCGTGGCAGCGTCCAGAATCGCCACGCTGGCATTAATTCCGCCAATGGACAGAAGACCCGCGATCCCCCGTGAGCACGGAGGGATGCTCCCCTCGGCCGGCAGATTCGCTGCAATGGCTTCATACTGCCGACCGAGCCTAGCGCTTGCCTCCGCCAGGCGGTACACGAACACGACCGTGTAGAGATACGCAACCGTGAGCGCGAAGATGGCGGGATCGACCCATACCTGCCGGAATGCGAACAGAGACAGGGTGCAGAGCGGTATGCCCGCGAGGCTGACGAACAAAACCGCCAGCGAACCGGCTTCACTGAAGAGCAGAAAGAGCAGGAGCCAGCAACCGGCCAGCACGGCGCAGAGGGCAAGGCGGGACGCGCTGCTGGGAGAACGTATGCCGTTCCCCTTCAGCACCGTATCGAGGATATTCGCCTGAACCTCCACGGGGGCCATCCTGTTGCGGGCCTGGGAAAAGGGAACTATGACCCGCTCATCGATGCCCGGCGCCGTTACCCCCACCAGGACGAAGGCGTCGCGGAATGCATCCGGCCGGACGTTCCCCGCCACCACATCGGCCAGGGAAAAGCGCGGAAACATGCCGGGCGGGCCGCAGAAATCGATGTACATGGGGTAGTGCTGGGCGATGGCGGCCGAGGGCGTTTCCGGCAACGGCGCACCGGCGGCTGATGGCGCCGTCACGGCCCGGGCGGCATCGCGCAGCGCGAGGGCCAGCGAAGGGACCTGTCGCCCGCCGGTTTCCAGCCCATGATAGACGTGCCGGACAATACCGTCCACATCGGGCTCCAGGTGCAGGTGCCCGGTGGGGACGCGCCCCAGCGACGGGGCGGGCAACGCGAGCCGGAGCCGGTCGTCGATGTAGGCGGGCACAACCACTCTCCCATGCCGGGCAATGGCTGCGGCAAAACTGTCGTCGCCTTCGCGGGGCTCGCTCATGATGATGGCGAACCCCACGGCCCGCGCCGCGCCTGCCTTGTCCAGGAGCGCGCCGTAGACGCTCCGTTTCAAGGGCCAGGGCCCCAGTTTCCCGAGACTCTCCTCGTCCACGGTGACGAGCACGATGGGCGCATGGGGCCGCACCTCGCCGCGCAGGCGAAACGCGAGATCATAGGCGAAACGGTTCAGCCCCTCGAAGAAGCCGAGTCCGTCCAGCACGAACAGCAGGACCACCCCGGCGGCGGCAGCCGCGACGATGTGGTATGTTGTCCTCTGCTCCCCGGCCATAACGCGTCGCTCCAGCCCCTAGAGAAGCAGCCCCAGGAGCAGTCCCGCCACGCCGAGGATTCCCAGCGCGCCGTAGGGAAAGGACCGGTTCACCTGGAAGCTCCGGGGTGGCGAAAAATCTCCCTGGCAGCCCTCTCCGTCGATGGCCGCCGTCCTGACGAAGTACTCTCCCGGCTCCGGTGGCAGGGGAAAGGAAGCGGCCGGCCGATCGGCGACCTCCTCGCCCAGCAGTTCGGCAAAGGCCCGGTCCCTTGCCAGTTGGAAGCAATAAGAGCGAGCACCCGGCACCGCCCGCACCCTCACGTCGAGCACGGAGCCCTTGCAGCGCGTCTCCTCGAATTCGGGGGCGGCCGGCGGCGGAACGACCGTAACCTCCACGGGGTTGGTCCACTCGCCCCGATAGCCGTCCGCAGCAATGGAGCCGAGCCGGACGAAATAGGTGCCGGCGTTCAGCGGCCCCGTCTCGAATTCGGTCGCGTCGAGCGCATCCCTGTCAATCACCGGGGTGGAGAACGAGCGCCCCCCTGCCACCTGGAGCCGGTACGACACCGCATCGTGCACCTTGAGCCAGCCGACGGTCAGCGAGCGGTTACACGCCCGCTCCCCGTCACGCGGGGTTTTGACAAAGGGAGGAAGGGGGTTCAGGCGTACCGTGAACGGCACGGTCCCGGACTCGGCCCCCTCCAGCCCCAGCCGGTCGACGCTGCGGCTGCTCAGGTGATAGGCTCCATCGGCAAGTCCCCGGATCACCCACGGCTCACCGGCGGGGAGCAGCGCGTCGTACACCAGTTCCTTCATGTCGCCGTCGCGGGCGACCATGACCCGGTACCCCGCGGCATCCGGCGCCTCCGAGTGAGCGAACCGGACCGGCCCGGAGCGGAAGAGGGCCGGCCGTGCCTCCACCCCGGGAGGGGCCAGAAGCCGCTGCGGCGGCAGCGGTGGCTCACCCGCGCGCACCAGGGTGCCCTCTCCCGCGGCCAGGGGGACCTCGCGGCCACGGGCGTCAACCCCGACCCGGCCCTCCAGCACCTCGGTGCGGGTTTCACCCGCCCGGCCCACCCCCACCCGGAACTCGGTACCCCGCGCACCAGCCACGGCAGAGGGGGTACGGATCTCGAAACGCTGCTCCCGCCCCGTGGCCCTCTTGATGCGGGTTATCAGATTGCCCTTGCCGAGCAGCAGTTCCCGGTCGAAGAACACGTTATCCCGCCGGAGCGCGCGGACAACGTCGACACTGCCGTTGCCGCGCATCAGGAACGAGCTGCCGTCCTCATAGCCGACCTCCACGGCACCCGTTACGCCGGTCACCAGCCGCCCCCCGGCGGGCACGCGGCCGCCAATGCCGGCAAGCTGCTCGATGATGCCGCCTTTGCCTTCGAGGCGCACGTCGCCGCTAAGGAAGGTGATGACTCCTTCCAGACCGGTGCCCCTGAACAGTGCCGCGGGAATCCTGATGCGCTGTCCGGGATGGATGAGGTCGGGGTTCTGCAAGTGGTTGAGCCGGGCAATGGTTGGACAGCGGCCGGGATTTTCAAGGTGCTTGCCACACAGTTGCAGCAGGGTGTCCCCTGGCGAAACGGTGATTTCGACCGACGGCTCACAACGGGCAGCGACCACAGATGCCGGCAGTGTCGCGAGCAAAACCGCCACCGCCGCCAGCCGGCGGATACCGTCTCCCGCCGGCACCCCCATGTCCTGTGCAGGCACGCTCCCGTTTCCGGCAGCTCCCGTGTGGCTTGCCATGTATCCTCCGCAGAAACATGCAATGTTAAATTTAATTTAGTTTAGCGTTCCGGGAGATATCCGCAAGGGCTGGGGGCACGATACTCCCGCAACCGGCCAGTTGCTCCGGGACGTGCCGGCCCGATTTCCACGATGCATCGGCAGGCTTCTCATTGCTTGACGCCCTGTCACCTTTCTGCAATAATTCGCGTTCGGTGCTGGCAACTTGTTGTTCCATGCAGTTAATTTCATTTTAAGAGAGAGGTGCCGAACGTGAAAAAACTCGTATTGCTGATGGTCTCTGCCCTGCTCGTTGCTTTTGCCGCAACCACCTTCGCGGCCGACGGTTCCTGGAACCGGGTCAAATCCGCCGGAAAACTGGTCATCGGCCTCGATGACGCATTCCCCCCCATGGGATACCGCGATGCCAGCGGCAAGCTGATCGGTTTCGACATCGACGCCGCCGAAGAAGTGGGCAAGCGCCTGGGCATCAAGATCGAGTGGCAGCCCACCGCCTGGGACGGGGTCATCCACTCCCTCAACTCCAAGAAATTCGATGCCATCTGGAACGGCATGACCATCACCGATGAGCGGGCCAAGCAGGTGGCCTTCACGAAGCCCTACATCATGGACGGCCAGATCGCCGTGGTGAAGTTCTCCGAGAAGCGCTTCAAAAAGATCGCCGACCTGAAGAACGTGAAAATAGGCGCCCAGAAGGGCTCTTCGGCCCTCAACGCCGTGAAGAAGCTCCCCACCGCACCGGCCGAGCTCAAGGAGTACGAGGACAACCCCAAGGCGCTGCTGGATCTTGAAGCGGGCCGCATCGACGTGGTGGTGATCGACAACGTGACCGGCCGCGACTTCATCGCCAAGCGCCCGGGCCAGTTCAAGGTGGTCCCCGGCTTCATCAGCAAGGAGCCCTTCGGCGTCGCCTTCCGCAAGGAAGACAAGGACCTGCGCGAAAAGGTGCAGAAGACCCTCGACGCCATGGTGAAGGACGGCGCCCTGGCGAAGATCTCCCGCAAGTGGTTTGCAGAAGACATCACCAACCCCAAGAAGTGGTAAGAGAAGCGCGGCTTTTCCGCAATCTCGGCGTTGGGCTTCGGATTTGATTGTGCGGCGTACAGAAGTACGCCTCCGCTCAAATCCTTGCCCGCCTTGACCTTGCGGAAAATCCACGCTTCTCAAATGAGCTTTTCTATGAACCTTAAACCATACACTCTCGGCAGGGTCGCCACGGCCCTGCTTTTTTTGTGGATCACCGTTGCAGCGGCGCTGGCGTCCGAAGCCGATTACGACGCCCTCTTCCGGGAGGCCAACGACCTGATGGGGGCCGGGGATCTCCCCGCCGCCATGGAGGTGCTGAAGAAGGTCCCGGCGCCCCGGGCGGGCGAGGAAGGCGATGCCTTTGTCCGGAGCCGGATGCAGATCGCCAAGCTCCACTTTGCTGCCAAGGAGATGGACGAAGCCCTGGCCGCGGCCCGTGAGGTGCTCTCCCTCTACCCGGACAACAGCGAGGCGAAGAACTTCGTCGCCTCGGTGGAGCGGGAACGGAAACCCCGCTACGTCACGTTCCTCCAGGACTGCCTGAAGTTCCTGCCGGTGCTTCTCAAGGGTGCGGTGATGACGCTCCTGCTGGTGCTCTGCACCATGTTCATCTCCCCCATCGGCGGGCTCCTCATCGCCCTGGGGCGGATCAGCACCTTCAGGCCCCTGTCGGCCCTCTGCTGGTTCGTCATCTGGCTCTTCCGGGGCACGCCCCTCCTGCTTCAGCTCTTCTTCATCTACTACGGACTCCCCTCCCTCGGCATCACCCTCAAGCCCGTCACCGCCGCGGTCATCGGCCTGGGGCTCAACTACTCGGCCTACCTGGGCGAGATCATCCGGGGAGCCATCCAGAGCATCGACCATGGCCAGACCGAGGCGGCCAAGGCCCTGGGCATGACCTACGGCCAGGCCATGCGCCGGGTCGTCATCCCCCAGACCTACAAGCGGCTCATGCCTCCCATCGGCAACGAGTTCATCGCCCTGATCAAAGACACGGCCCTGGTCTCCACCATTGCCATGGTCGAGCTGATGCGGGCCGCGGACCAGATGTTCAATACCTACTTCAACGTGACGGCCCTCATCCTGGCCGCCGTCATCTACCTGATCTTCACGACCTTCTTCACCTTCCTCTTCGAAAAGATCGAGCACCGGGCAGGGATCTATGAGCGACGTTAAGCCCCTCATCCAGCTGGAGAACATCACCAAGCGCTTCAAGAGCCTCACGGCGGTGAACGGCGTCAACCTGGCGGTCCATCCGGGGGAAAAGCTCGTGATCATCGGCCCGTCCGGTTCGGGCAAGTCGACGCTGCTCCGCTCCATCAACTTCCTGGAAGAGATCGACGAGGGAACCATCCGCTTCGAGGGGAACGAGGTAGGCTACATCCGGCGCCACGGCAAGCTCCACCTGGACAAGCAGCCGGTGATCTGCGCCCTGCGGGCCGAAATCGGGATGGTCTTCCAGCACTTCCATCTCTTTCCCCACATGACGGTCCTCGGCAACGTGATGGAAGGCCCCCTCACCGTGCAGAAGAAGAGTGCCGCCGAGTCCCGGGAAACCGCCCTGGCCATGCTGGCCAAGGTGGGTCTCACCGACAAGAAGGACGTCTATCCCGCCACCCTCTCCGGCGGGCAGAAGCAGCGGGTGGCCATTGCCCGGGCCATTGCCATGCGGCCGAAGCTCATGCTCTTCGACGAGCCCACCTCGGCCCTGGACCCGGAACTGGTCGGGGAGGTCTTCGACACCATCCACGCCCTGGCCGACGAGGGGATGACCATGATCATCGTCACCCACCACATGGGCTTTGCCCGGGAACTGGCCGACCGGGTGATCTTCATGGAAAAGGGGAACTTCCTGGCCGAGGGGACCCCCCGGGAGTTCTTTGCCGAGGGAATGAACAACGAGCGGATCCAGTCGTTCCTGAACCGGATCCTCTAGGAGGCACGCCATGAACCGCGACTGGACCCTGATCGAAACCCTGCTCCCCCAGGACACCAACCCGGCGGGATCCATCTTCGGCGGCGTGATCATGGGGCTCATGGACAAGGCCGCCGCCATAGCCGCCTGGCGCTATGCCCGGCGCGAGGTGGTCACGGCCGGGGCCGAGCAGATCTCTCTGCTGCGCCCGGTACGGCTGGGGGAAGTGGTCAAGGTGGAGGCCCGGGTGGTCTGCACCGGCCGGACATCCATCGATGTGGACGTGGTGGTTGAAACCGAGAATGTCCTCACGGGCGACAGCGCCGTGGCGGCCGCGGGATTCTTCACCATGGTCGCCCTGGACAGGGAGGGCACGCCCACGGAAGTTCCCCGCTGGGAGCCCCGCAGTGAAGAAGAGCGGCGACTCTGCGAGGCTGCCCGGGAACGGCGGGCCCGGCGCGGACGGAAATCAGGGCGGTAGTAGTGCTGACGGCGGCTGGCTGCCACGGCAGGCGCCATAGCTAAGCCGACGAACAAGGCATCGGAGTGCCGCTCAAAACCGCGTCCACCGTCTATCCTGAATATCGGCAAGATACACGCACGCGAGCCATAGCACAAAACCGAATCAAACCGGTCGTAAATGCATGCCTTTTTCGAAGGGCTGCTAGAACGAACCTGTTGTGGATGGCGTTTTGCTTATCGGCAGTACCGTATCAACGGCGGCTGCGGACGATGATTATATTCCGGAGGTCAATGCGCTATGAGCGATTACCCTTATGAAGCCAACCTGGTATTTCGCCTGTTGCTGGCTGTACTCT of Geobacter anodireducens contains these proteins:
- a CDS encoding amino acid ABC transporter permease, translating into MNLKPYTLGRVATALLFLWITVAAALASEADYDALFREANDLMGAGDLPAAMEVLKKVPAPRAGEEGDAFVRSRMQIAKLHFAAKEMDEALAAAREVLSLYPDNSEAKNFVASVERERKPRYVTFLQDCLKFLPVLLKGAVMTLLLVLCTMFISPIGGLLIALGRISTFRPLSALCWFVIWLFRGTPLLLQLFFIYYGLPSLGITLKPVTAAVIGLGLNYSAYLGEIIRGAIQSIDHGQTEAAKALGMTYGQAMRRVVIPQTYKRLMPPIGNEFIALIKDTALVSTIAMVELMRAADQMFNTYFNVTALILAAVIYLIFTTFFTFLFEKIEHRAGIYERR
- a CDS encoding acyl-CoA thioesterase; its protein translation is MNRDWTLIETLLPQDTNPAGSIFGGVIMGLMDKAAAIAAWRYARREVVTAGAEQISLLRPVRLGEVVKVEARVVCTGRTSIDVDVVVETENVLTGDSAVAAAGFFTMVALDREGTPTEVPRWEPRSEEERRLCEAARERRARRGRKSGR
- a CDS encoding amino acid ABC transporter substrate-binding protein translates to MKKLVLLMVSALLVAFAATTFAADGSWNRVKSAGKLVIGLDDAFPPMGYRDASGKLIGFDIDAAEEVGKRLGIKIEWQPTAWDGVIHSLNSKKFDAIWNGMTITDERAKQVAFTKPYIMDGQIAVVKFSEKRFKKIADLKNVKIGAQKGSSALNAVKKLPTAPAELKEYEDNPKALLDLEAGRIDVVVIDNVTGRDFIAKRPGQFKVVPGFISKEPFGVAFRKEDKDLREKVQKTLDAMVKDGALAKISRKWFAEDITNPKKW
- a CDS encoding ectoine/hydroxyectoine ABC transporter ATP-binding protein EhuA — encoded protein: MSDVKPLIQLENITKRFKSLTAVNGVNLAVHPGEKLVIIGPSGSGKSTLLRSINFLEEIDEGTIRFEGNEVGYIRRHGKLHLDKQPVICALRAEIGMVFQHFHLFPHMTVLGNVMEGPLTVQKKSAAESRETALAMLAKVGLTDKKDVYPATLSGGQKQRVAIARAIAMRPKLMLFDEPTSALDPELVGEVFDTIHALADEGMTMIIVTHHMGFARELADRVIFMEKGNFLAEGTPREFFAEGMNNERIQSFLNRIL
- a CDS encoding short-chain dehydrogenase, with product MSLNGAKVVVIGGSSGMGLAVAKMAADEGARVVIAGRSEEKLRQAADEIRQPVEARSLDVTQEQAVQAFFAETGELDHLVVTAATGVAGSFLELETPSFRQIFDSKFWGQYFAARYGAQRIREGGSITFFSGVAATKPVDGLSAYAAVNGAVEALCRSLAVELAPLRVNAVSPGIVDTPAYAGMSPAERKRMFDALAARLPARRIGRPEDAAAAVISLMKNGYVTGSVVHVDGGQRLV